In Felis catus isolate Fca126 chromosome C2, F.catus_Fca126_mat1.0, whole genome shotgun sequence, a single window of DNA contains:
- the EPM2AIP1 gene encoding EPM2A-interacting protein 1, with product MFMTPKRSKMEVDESRVFRAEWTQRYLVVEPPEGEGALCLVCRRLVVATRERDVRRHYEAEHDYYERYVAEGERAALVERLQQGDLPVVTPLTPEERAARAGLGLARLLALKGRGWGEGDFVYQCMEVMLRDVLPEHVSALDGVDLSPEVTRQRVLNINKNLRSQLFNRAKDFKAYSLALDDQAFVAYENYLLVFVRGVGQDLEVQEELLTIINLTRHFSVGALMAAILEALQTAGLSLQRMVGLTTTHTLRMIGENSGLVSYMREKAVSPNCWNVIHYSGFLHLELLSSYDVDVNQIINTISEWIVLIKTRGVRRPEFQALLTESESEHGERVNGRCLNNWLRRGKTLKLIFSLRKEIEAFLVSIGATTVHFTDKQWLCDFGFLVDIMDHLRELSELLRVSKVFAAAAFDHICTFEVKLSLLQRHIEEKNLTHFAAFREVVDELKQHLKEEQKIFDPDRYQVVICRLQKEFERHFKDLRFIKKDLELFANPFNFKPEYAPISVRVELTKLQANTNLWNEYRVKDLGQFYAGLSAESYPIIKGVACKVASLFDSNEICEKAFSYLTRNQHTLSQPLTDEHLHALFRIATTEIEPHWDDLVRGRNEPNP from the coding sequence ATGTTTATGACGCCTAAGAGGAGCAAAATGGAAGTCGACGAGTCTCGGGTTTTCCGGGCCGAGTGGACCCAGCGTTACTTGGTGGTGGAGCCTCCGGAGGGCGAAGGGGCCCTGTGCCTGGTCTGTCGCCGCCTCGTCGTAGCCACCCGCGAACGCGATGTCAGGCGCCACTACGAGGCCGAGCACGACTACTACGAGCGGTATGTGGCGGAGGGCGAGCGCGCGGCCCTGGTGGAGCGTCTGCAGCAGGGCGACTTGCCCGTGGTCACCCCGCTCACTCCCGAGGAGAGAGCCGCCCGTGCAGGCCTCGGGCTCGCCCGCCTCTTGGCCTTGAAGGGTCGCGGCTGGGGTGAGGGGGACTTTGTGTACCAGTGCATGGAGGTGATGCTGAGGGATGTGCTGCCCGAACACGTAAGCGCTCTGGATGGCGTTGATTTATCGCCAGAGGTCACGCGGCAGAGGGTCCTCAACATTAACAAGAATCTACGCAGTCAGCTTTTTAACCGAGCCAAGGACTTTAAAGCCTATTCCCTTGCCTTGGACGACCAGGCCTTTGTGGCCTATGAGAACTACCTCCTGGTCTTTGTCCGTGGCGTGGGCCAGGACTTGGAGGTACAGGAAGAGCTTCTGACCATCATCAACCTGACTCGTCACTTCAGTGTTGGGGCCCTTATGGCGGCAATCCTCGAGGCCCTGCAGACGGCAGGGCTTAGCTTGCAGCGAATGGTTGGACTCACCACGACCCACACGCTGAGGATGATTGGTGAGAACTCAGGACTAGTGTCATACATGAGAGAAAAGGCTGTAAGCCCCAACTGTTGGAATGTTATCCATTATTCAGGATTTCTGCACTTGGAACTGTTGAGCTCCTACGATGTAGACGTTAACCAGATCATAAATACGATATCTGAATGGATAGTTTTGATTAAGACCAGGGGCGTTAGGCGCCCCGAATTTCAGGCTCTCCTCACTGAATCTGAATCAGAGCATGGCGAAAGGGTTAACGGACGGTGTCTGAACAATTGGCTTAGAAGAGGGAAAACTTTAAAACTGATATTTTCCCTGAGAAAAGAGATAGAAGCCTTCCTGGTTTCGATAGGGGCCACAACGGTCCATTTCACAGACAAGCAGTGGCTTTGTGACTTTGGCTTCTTGGTGGATATCATGGACCATCTTCGAGAACTCAGTGAACTGTTGAGAGTTAGTAAAGTCTTTGCTGCCGCTGCCTTTGACCATATCTGTACCTTTGAAGTTAAGCTGAGTTTACTGCAGAGacacattgaagaaaaaaacctaaCACACTTTGCGGCCTTCAGAGAAGTTGTCGATGAGCTTAAACAGCAtcttaaagaagaacaaaaaatatttgatcCCGATAGGTATCAAGTGGTGATCTGTCGCCTGCAAAAAGAATTTGAGAGACATTTCAAGGACCTCAGGTTCATTAAAAAGGACTTGGAACTTTTTGcaaatccttttaattttaagCCTGAATATGCACCTATTTCAGTAAGAGTGGAGCTAACCAAACTTCAGGCAAATACTAACCTTTGGAATGAATACAGAGTCAAAGACCTAGGGCAGTTCTATGCTGGCTTGTCTGCCGAATCTTACCCAATTATCAAAGGGGTTGCCTGTAAGGTGGCATCCTTGTTTGATAGTAATGAAATCTGCGAAAAGGCTTTTTCGTATTTGACTCGAAACCAACACACTTTGAGCCAACCCTTGACAGATGAGCATCTCCACGCCCTGTTTAGGATTGCCACAACTGAAATAGAGCCGCATTGGGATGACCTTGTGAGAGGAAGAAACGAACCCAATCCATAG